The Acidobacteriaceae bacterium nucleotide sequence GGATGACCGAGAAGCAGATGGGCGTTTCGAAGACTGGCCGAGTTGTGGGTTTGCGGGTAACGGCGACCGCGTTTTTGCTGAGCTGTGTCACAGCCGCTGCCGCAGCGCAGACGGCACAGCCACGTTATCCCGGGCCGGGAACGCAGTTTCCCATGGCTCCGCAGTTGCAACTGCCGAAGATGCCGACTCCCACCGCCATCACGCCGAACGGCGAGGTGGTGGAAGACGTTATCGCGCGTGTGAATGATCGCATCATCACGCGTACGGAGTACCTGCGCTCGCAGCAGAGCCTGTTGCAGGAGGCCCAGCAGCAAAACCTCTCGCCGTCTGATTACTCTGACCGCGAGAAAAATCTGTTGCGCGACATGATCGACCAGCAGCTTTTGATCTCGAAGGCGAAGGAACTCGGCATCACCGGTGATGCTGAGACGCTGCGTCAGCTCGACGAAATTCGTAAGCAGAATCACCTGGATTCGATGGAAGCACTGCAGAAGGCCGCCGAGCAGCAGGGCGTGTCTTTCGAAGATTTCAAGCAGGGAATCAAGGACCGCATCATCACGCAGAGCGTGGTGCGCGAAGAGGTCGGCCGCTCCATCCGCATGACGCATGGGCAGGAAGAGACCTATTACAACGCGCATAAGGAAGACTTCCGCGTTCCTGAGCAGATCCACCTCAGCGAAATCCTGATCCCCACGCCGGATAACGCGACAGACGCTCAGTTGGTTGCGGCAGAGAAGAAGGCTGACGATGCCGCAGCGCAGTTGAAGGCTGGAACAAAGTTTGCAGACCTCGCCAAAAAGGTCTCCGGTGGACCCACAGCTTCGGCTGGCGGCGATCTCGGCGACTTCAAGCGTGGTTCGCTGGGTGACGTGCTGGAAAAGGCTACCTTTAGCCTTCCCGCAGGCGGCACCACCGCACCGATCCGTACCCGCCAGGGCTACGTAATTCTCCACGTTGACTCGCATCAGGAGTCTGGCATTCCTCCGCTCAGTGCCGTGGAGCAGGATGTGCAGAGCGCAATTTACATGAACGCTTTGCAGCCCGCGCTGCGCGCTTATCTGACGAAGGCTCGCGACGAGGCGTACCTCGACATCAAGCCGGGCTTTGTGGATACCGGTTCGGACCGCAAGGAATCGAAGCCCACCTTCACGGCGTACGCTCCTCCCGCGCCGAAGAAGAAGGCGATCGCCAAGCAGCGTCTTGAGCAGAAGAAGCAGGAAGAAGCTGCTGCAGCGCTTGCCGCTTCCCGCGAGAAGGTTCGCGAAAAGCAGGAAATGAAGGCTGCGGAGCAGGCCCGCAAGGCTGGCGCGAAGGATGTCGCCATGCCGGTAAAGCATAAGAAAACGAAGCGTGAGAAGGTGCGTTACGGTCAGGCTCCGCGCAACGCTCTTCCGGCGATGGGCGTGGCAACGATCGAGGAAAATACTCCGTTGACCGGCCAGGCGCCGGGTGTGGCAATGGCTCCGACGCAGGCCACCACCGTGATGACGACCGGAACGGGAACGGACGTCAACGACGATCCGCTCGCGCAGCAGAAAACGACCGACCGCAAGTCGCGCTACTCTGACCGAGAACGTCAGGCAGAGGAAGAGCGCCTGGAGAACAAGGCCAAGCACACGAAGGTTCGTGCGAACAAGCACTCGCAGCAGGCGACCAAGCAGGAAGCTGCCGACGAAACCTACCGCCAGAAGGCCCTCGGCCTGAACGGCGACACCAATAAGAAGAAGCAGAAGCGGAAGAAGGGCGATCCCAAGGAGCGCCTGACTGAAAAGCCAGCGAAGCAGGCCGAAGAGAACAAGCCTGTGGTCGTTGACCAGACGGTAAATCCGACGCTGACCGCTCCGGCTGTGCAGTCCAAGCCGTCGGCAGACAAGACCACCCTGCCGCCGACCTACCAGCCTGCTCCGGGAGCATCGCCTGCCGGTCAGCCGATTCCCAAGACGACCTCGGCTGATCCCAACGCACCTGCTACGACACCTGTTCCCCCGCAGTAAGGGAAGCAGCCCAAGCCAACGAGAACGGCCCGCGCAAGCGGGCCGTTCTCGTTGGCGTATAAGGCCCCGCCACACTCCCGCAAATCCCTTCGCGTCGAAGCTTCTCTCACCCCATACCGCGAACCTCACACCGCACAGCAGCGAGCCGTACAATAAGCCTGCCCATGAAAGAGTTTTACGTCAGCGACGCCGCCCGTTTTGAGAACCAGAGCATCACCACCTACTTCGCCCTCGCCGCGCTAAGCCAGCGTGAGCGCAAGGGAACCGGCGGCACATACCTCGCGCTGACGCTCGCCGACAAAACCGGCTCGCTCGAAGCTCGCATGTGGGACGACTTCGCCGACGCCCTCAACGAGTGTGCCGAGGGCTGCTACGTCAAGGTGCAGGGACAGATCTCGAAGTATCAGGGCAAGTTTCAGATCACGCTCCAGAAGATGCGCTTCGCCGCCGACTCCGAAGTCGACTCCGCAGACTTCGTCCCGACCACTCAGTACGACATCCCCGAGATGGACGCGGAGTTGCGCGGCATCGTCAGCCGCTTCACCAACCCACACCTGCAGCGCCTCGTCCTCAGCTTTCTCAACGATCCCGAGATCGGCCCGAAGTTCGTCGTCGCTCCGGCCGCCAAGCGGCTGCACCACGCCTGGATCGGCGGCCTCCTCGAGCACGTCCTGCACCTTGTCCGCGTCTGCCTCGCCACCGCGCCGTTCTACCCCGAGGTCGACCCCGATCTGCTCGTCACCGGAGCGATCCTCCACGACATGGGCAAGATCCGCGAGCTGAGCTGGAAGTCGAGCTTCGGCTATACGCTCGAAGGCCAGCTCATCGGACACATCTCCATCGGCGTCGGCATGATCGGCGAAAAGATCGCGCAGTTGAACGCAGAGCCCGGTGCGGAGCCCTTCCCGCCACGCCTGCGCGTCGTGCTCGAGCACATGATCCTCGCCCACCACGGCAAGCTTGAGTTCGGCTCTCCCAAGCTGCCCATGACCCCCGAGGCGATGCTTCTCTCCGCGCTCGACGACCTCGAGGCCAAGTTCCAGACCCTGCGCGGCGAGTTCGCCACAGCCCGAACCGCCGGCAAGAAGCCCGACGAAGTCACCGACTGGGTTCGCTCCATGGACCGCGCGCTCTTCGACTCCAGGACCTACCTCGCCGAAGAGAAGCCCGCCCCGCCGGCGCAGACCGTCGAGCTGGACGCAAAGGACGAAGACCCCGCCGCCACCGAAGAAGCCATCTTCGACACCCTTCCGTTCACCTTCGAATAGCGGCTTCCGCGAATCCGCTGCAAGGCTTTGGTCGATCAGCGGAAACTCTGCCCCTCCGCGCCGGTATAATCAACTGGTTATGCTCAGGTTTTCTACAGCAGGGGAAAGTCACGGCGAAGCGCTCGTGGCTCTGGTGAGTGGTCTTCCCGCCGGTGTGCCGGTGGCTCAGGAGTACTTGAATCGCGAACTCTGGCGTCGTCAGCAGGGCTACGGCCGCGGCGGGCGTATGCGCATCGAGAAGGACACCGCGCACATTCTCTCCGGAGTTCGCCACGGCAAGACGATCGGTTCGCCGGTCGCCATGACCCTGGCCAACAACGATTGGAAGAACTGGGAAGAGATTCTGCCGGTCGGCGAAGGCGATGCAGAGAAGCACAAAGCCGTCGCAAGCCCGCGCCCCGGCCACGCCGATCTCGCTGGAGCCCTGAAGTATGACTTCAGGGATGCCCGCTATGTGCTTGAAAGAGCGAGCGCTAGGGAATCTGCCGCACGCGTGGCCTGTGGCGCTCTGGCGCAGATGCTTCTGCTCGAACTCGGCATCGAAGTCGCCTCGCACGTCGTCCGCGTCGGCACGGCCGAGCTTGGACGCGAGGCCAGCTTCGACGAAATCCGCACCATCCGCAGCCGCGAAGACGTGCTCCTCGCCTGCGTTGACCCCGATGCCGAGGCCCGTATGAAGGCCGAGGTGGACTCCGCGCTCCGCACCGGCGACACGATCGGCGGTATCTTCGAAGTCGTCGTGCACGGTCTGCCTCCGGGCGTTGGCACGCACGTCAACTGGGACGAGCGCCTCGACGGCCTGCTCGCGCAGGCGCTGATGAGCCTGCAAGCGGTGAAGGCGGTCGAACTCGGCCGCGGCGTCACCGCCGCCAGCACTCCCGGCTCGCAGGTCCACGACGCAATCGGCTACGCTGCCGAGGGCGAAGGCGACGGTTTCACCAAGTTCACCCGCGAAAAGAACAACGCGGGCGGCATAGAGGGTGGCATCTCGAATGGGCAGGATCTCGTCGTTCGCGGCTACCTGAAGCCCATTTCGACGCTCCGCCGTCCGTTGCCCAGCGTCTCCTTCGAAACCCGCGAGGGTACCAAGGCAGCCTACGAACGGTCCGATGTCTGTGTCGTTCCTGCAGCCGGTGTTGCGGGCGAAGCGATGGTCGCGCTCACGGTGGCGCGCCTGGTGATCGATAAGTTTGGCGGCGACAGCCTGCGCGAGTTGAAGCGCAACTTCGACAGCTACAAAGAACAGATTCGGGCTTACTAGTCATGAGCGAACGCACCCCCCACGTCCCCAAACCGGGCGTGAAGATCCACGAAGTCGTGAAGTATCCGGAACCCGTCCTGATGGCTGAGGCCGAGAAGGTGACGGAGTTTGGGCCGGAGCTTGCTCAGTTCGTCGAAGAGATGTTCGAGAGCATGTATGTGGCTGAAGGCATTGGCCTCGCTGCTCCGCAGATCGCCGTGCCGAAGCAGATTGCGGTCATCGATGTCTCCTTCAAGGAGCGCCCCAAGGACAAGGTGGTTCTCATCAACCCGGAGATCATCGTCCGCGAGGGCAAGACGTACCTCGAAGAAGGCTGCCTGAGCCTGCCGGACATCCACGAGAAGGTGCACCGCGCCGCCCGTGTCGTCGTCCGCGCCCAGGACGTTAAGGGCGAGTTCTTCGAGATCGAGGGAGAAGAACTGCTCTCCCGTGCGCTCCAGCATGAGATTGACCACCTGCACGGCATCCTGTTCATCGACCACATCAGCCGCTTGAAGCGCGACTTGGTGCTGCGCCGTATCCGCAAGCTGCAACGCACCGGCGACTGGTAAGGAGAACGCGGCATGAAGCTCGTATTCTGCGGAACGCCGCACTTTGCTGTCCCCAGCCTGAAGGCTGTGCTCGACGCCGGGCATGAGGTGGCGCTGGTTCTCACCCAGCCCGACCGCCCTGCCGGTCGCGGCATGGAACTGCGCCCGTCCCCGGTAAAGCAGTTTGCCGAGGCCGCCGGTCTGCCCATCCTGCAGCCGGAGAAGATCAAGAACAACCTGGAGCTTCGCGAGCGGCTTGAGGCCATCGCGCCGGACGCGATCTGCGTCGTCGCCTACGGCCGCATCATCCCGTTGTGGATGCTCACGCTGCCACGCTTCGGCAACATCAACGTCCACGGCTCGCTTCTGCCGAAGTACCGCGGCGCGGCCCCCATCCAATGGGCGGTAGCGAACGGCGAGGCCGAAACCGGCGTCACCACCATGCTGCTGAACGAGGGGCTGGACACCGGCGACACGCTGCTCGAGAAGCGTCTGACGATTGCACCGGAAGCGACCTCTGCCGACCTTTTTGCACAGCTTGCCGAGATCGGTGCCGAGGCCCTTGTGGAAACGCTGGCAGGGCTGGAAGACGGCTCGCTGCAGGCCACCCCGCAGGATCACTCTCTGGCTACATTGGCCCCCATCATCTCCCGGGAAGACGGTCGAGTGGATCCACAACAGCAAAGCGCACTGGATATCCACAATCGCTGGCGCGGCTTCCAGCCATGGCCCGGCGTATACGCCTCGCTTCGAGGTAAGCGTTTTATTTTGAACTCGTTGCGGATGGAACCTGAAGTTGAAGTTCCGGCTTCGGAGTTGCTTTTTAGCGGTGGAAAACTTCTACTCGGTACTGTGGATCGCTCTGCGCTGGAGCTGGTTGAAGTGCAGCTTGAAGGTAAGCCCCGCATGCCGGGAGCACAGTTTGCAAAGGACTTCCAGGTGAAGTCGGGTGAACGCATTGGCTGAGCCGCGTCGTTATAAATATCGGAGAATTCCACAGGAAGCCAAGCCCGTGAGCCCGGCCCGTTGGGCAGCGTTTCAGGTGCTCGAAAAGCTCGCCACCTCGGACGCCCACTCGGACGATCTGCTGCACGGGCCGCTCCTTGCCGGGCTCTCGCAGCAGGACACGGCGCTGGCCCACACGCTGGTCATGGGAACGCTGCGCTGGCAGCTCTCGCTCGAAGATCGGCTGCTCACGCTGCTCACGCGGCCCGACTCGCACCTGCCCAGTCAGGTGGAGAACGCTCTCCGGCTGGGAGCGTTTCAGCTCCTGCATCTGGATCGGATTCCGGCCCACGCGGCTCTCAGCGAGAGCGTAGAACTGGTCCGGGCGGCGGGGCATCCCGGCGCCGCGGGGCTGGTGAATGCAATTCTGAGAAAGCTTTCCGTCAATACAAATCCGGCCCGCAAGCCACTGGTGGAGTCCGCCGACGGCCTCGCGAAACGGCTCGGACATCCGCAGTGGCTCGTTCGTCGCTGGGTGAAAGCGTACGGTCAGTCAGCCGCCGAGGCTATCTGCACTTATGATCTGACGGAGCCGACCGGCGGAGAGCTCTTCGCCGATGCCACCGCCTTTCGCATGGACGACGGTTCGCGGCTGGTCGCCGAACTGGCGGCTGCGGCAAAGCCGGACGCCGCCACGGTCTGGGACACCTGCGCCGCTCCCGGCGGAAAGACTTCTGTGCTCGCGGCTCGTTTGCCGGAGGCCAAAGTGCTGGCGACCGACGTCAGCCCGAAGCGTTTGCATCGGATGGCCCAGCGGTTTGAGATGGAACTCCCCGGCCGCATTCGCACCCTCGGCGTGGACGCCGGTAGGCTTTCGGAAGAGGAAGGTCCGTTCGACCTGATTCTGTGCGACGTGCCATGCTCGGGAACGGGGACGATGGCCCGTAACCCGGAGATCAAGGTTCGTCTGGAGCCGGAAGATCTGGAGCGGCAGACGAAGCGCCAGCTCGAAATCGCGCAGGCCGCATTGGCCCGGCTCGCACCCGGGGGCCGACTCGTTTACTCCACCTGCTCGCTGGAGCCCGAAGAGAATGAGGACATTGTGCGCTCTCTAAAGGGTGCCAAGGTCGTTCCTGTGGCTGAAGCGCTGGATCGCCTTCACCTCGCGGACACCGCTCCGCTGGTTCGCGGAGAGTTCCTGCGGACGCTCCCCGGAGTGCAGTTTGCGGGCGACGGCTTCTTCGCCGCGATCCTCGAACGGGCCTAGCGCAGAACGCTTTCGACGTAGTGCGTCAGCAGGTCGCGGTAGGTTTTTGCAACCTGCTCATGGTCTGCCGGAAGCAGTTCGCCGAGCAGGTGCATGAGTCCGCGGAGAAGCTGGATGGTGACATTTCCGGCTAAAAACGCCTCTTGTTCGCTCAGGCTGGGCTTGTGGGAGCGGAACGCTGCGGCGACCGCGTTCCGCAGGCTGCGCCGTGCTTCCGGGGTTCCACGGAAGCGAATCGGACTGCTCACCAGCGTCAGAAATGCAGGGCGCTGGCGCACGAACTCGATTACCGTTTCGATGAAAAACTCAGCAAATTCATGGTTTTTCAGCTTTGGAGCTTGCTCCAGGAGCGGCTGCCACATCTGTTCAAGCTCGGTGCCGTACTGGCTGAGAAGGGCGACGACGACGGAGCGTTTATCCGGAAAGTAGTGATAAAGGCCGCCGATGGAGAGGTCTGCGCGGTACGCAATCTCCGTCATGGTCAGGGCGTCGACGCCGTTTTCAAGAATCAACTTCGCCGAAACCTCGAAAATCGCCTCCAAAGTGCGCTCGGAGCGAGGCTGTTTTGGAGCGCGGCGGACGGGTTTTGACGAAACCGAGGGCATCCTCGTATTCTAGGGATAGATAAACCGAGGGTCTGCTCGGTTTCGTGAATTGGAGCGAAATTATGGTTTTGGATGCGAAGAAAACAGCACTCGTGGCGATTGACCTGCAGAATGGCATCGTTGGGCGGAGTCCGCAGCCTCACCCGGCCGCGGACGTGATGGCGATGACGTCGCAGATTGCTGAGGCGCTGCGCGCCAAGGGCGGGACGGTGGTCTACGTTCGTGTGGACTTCAACGACATGCTGAGCCTGCCGGTGGACACTCCGATGGTGCTGCCTCCTGGGCCGCTGCCCGTGGAGTTGATGGAGTTCGCTCCGGCTTCGGGGTATCAGGAGAGCGATCTGATGGTGACGAAGCGTCACTTCGGAGCGTTTGCGAAGACGGGTCTGGAAGAGATGCTGCGCGAGCGTGGCGTGGAGACGGTGGTGCTGACGGGCATCTCGACGAACATTGGCGTGGAGTCGACGTTACGGCAGGGAACGGGGCTGGGTTTTGGCTTTGTGGTGGTGGAGGATGCGTGCTCGGCGCTGACGGCGGCAGAGCATGAGGCTTCGGTGAAGGGCATCTTTCTTCGTCTGTCGCATGTTCGCTCGACGGATGAGGTCCTTGCGGCTATTGGCTAAGGCTGGCTCCAGTCTGGAAAAGCTGCCACCGGGGATCTGGAAGGTTGCCCTGGTGGCGGTGCTGGGCTCGTTCATGGCGCAGCTTGATGCGACGGTTGTGAACGTCTCGCTGTCGAGTCTGGCGGTGGAGCTGCACAGCGCTCTCGAGCATATTCAGTGGGTGACGAGCGGCTATCTGCTGGCGCTGGCGCTGCTGTTGCCGCTGAGCGGATGGCTGGTCGACCGCTTTGGCGCGAGGGTGGTGTACCTGGGGTGCTTTGTCAGCTTCACCCTTACCTCGGCGATGTGCGGGCTGGCGTGGTCAGCGAACTCGCTGATTGCGTTTCGCGTTCTGCAGGGCATGAGCGGCGGGTTGCTGGCTCCGATGGCACAGCTCACGATGGCGCGGGTGGCGGGCAAGCACATGGCGCGGGTCTTCGGATATGCGGCGCTGCCGGTGCTGCTTGGGCCGGTGGTGGGGCCGGTGCTGGCGGGGGCGATTCTGGCCCATGCGTCATGGCGCTGGCTGTTTCTGGTGAACGTTCCGTTCAGCTTGTTCGCGCTGGTGTGGTCGTGGTTTGTGCTGCCGAAGGACGGACCTGCGGAGCATCGCCGGGAGTTTGATCTGGTGGGTTTTGCGTTGCTGGCCCCGGCGCTGGTGACGTTCCTCTATGGTGCGGACCACTTGCGCGGCGGGTATGGCGGTCTGGTGTTGCTGGGGAGCTTTGTTCTGCTTGCGATCTTTGTGCGGCACGCTCTGAAGCTGGGGGACCATGCCATTGTCGACCTACAGGTGTTTCGCGGGAGCTTTCGCGTTTCGGCACTGACGCAGTTTCTGTCGAACGGCATTGCGTTCGCGGGGCAGTTGCTGGTGCCGTATTACCTGGTGCGGGCGTGTGGCGAGTCGGTGGTGACGACGGGCTGGCTGATGGCTCCGCTGGGTCTGGGAATGATGCTGGTGTACCCGCAGGTGGGTGGCTTTACGGAGCGGTTTGGCGTGCGCCGAACCGCTGTGACGGGTTCGCTGCTGGCGCTATTTGGCTCTATGGTGCTGGTGGGAACGGTGGCGCATGGGCTGAGTCTTCCGGTACTTGAGGTTGCGCTGTTTGTACGCGGCATGGGGATGAGCTGCGTCAGTATTCCATCGCTTTCTTCGGCGTATATCTCGGTGGACCGCCGGACGTTGCCGATGGCGACGACCGCAATGAACATTGTGCAGCGACTGGGTGGGCCAGCGTGGACGACGGTTGTGGCGACGTTCCTGGCGTGGAGGCTCGATGTCTCCGCAGGGAGCCATGCCCCTGCGACGCGCGGGTTTCTGGAGGCGTTTGCCTTCCTTGCCGTGATTCACCTGGCGCAGCTTCTTACCGCGATGCGTCTGCCGATTCTTCTGCACAGCGCGACCGAAGTGGAAGCTGTCGCGAGCTAAGACGTAGAAGCCGTTGCGAGTGAATTAGTGGGTGGCTGGCTTTGCCGGGGCTGCGGGTTTTGCCGGAACGGGGACGGTCACGGTTTTGCCGGTGGCGGGAGCTGCTGCCGTTGCTGCAGGAGTGACGATGACAGGAGCGGCCACGGCTTCGACGACGTGCGCGAAGGTCAGCTTGACGGTGTCTCCGCGGTTGGCGCGATAGCCTGCTGCCGGAGTCTGCACGAGGACAGGCCCTGATGGGCCGGAGGCTTGTGCGGGTTGGCTGACGGCTGCCTGTGCCGGGCGTGCGATCGGCTCGCCGCTGGCGTCGAGGATGGTTCCGTTCGGGCCGGTGTGGGCCCCGGGGGGCAGGGAGCTGGATGCTGAGATGGTGCTGGTGGTCTGGCCGAGCCAGGCGGTCTTGAGGCCGAGCGAGGCTGCCGCCCTGTTGGCCGCGGGGTAGCTCATGCCGAGGAAGCTGGGGAGGACGAAGGCCCCATCGGCTCCTGCGCCGGAGCTGCTGACGAGCAGGGAGACGCGGGGCTGATCGACGCCTGCGTCGGGTGGCGGCGTCTGGGCGACGACGATATCGGGGTCGCCGGGAGCTTCGATGTGGGCGATGGTGCCGAGGTCGAGCGAGGCGCGGCGCAACGTCATGGTCGCGGCGCGCATGGGCTGGGCGCTGACGTCAGGGATAGTGACCTGCTGCGGGCCGAGCGATTCTGTGACGCGAACCTGCCAGCCTTTGCGAACCTGCGCCCCTACAGCTGGCGCCTGCGAGAGGATGCGACCGGCGGGGACGGTGGTGGAGTAGAACTTGTTCTCGATGGTGAGGTCGAGGCCCGCGCGCAGGGCGGCGTCGGCGGCTTCTGAGACGGTGAGGCCGGAGAGGCTGGGGATGAGGGTGTCGCCGGTATGAAGCGCAAGGCGCAGCGTGATGCCGGCGGCGATCATCATGGTCGCCAGCATGGCGATAACGGTAAAGGCGATGCGGAAGAAACGCTTCATCGGACTCCGGTGACAAGGATAACGTGCGGGACGAGTTAGCGTTCGTTGTCGGTGGCAGGTTCGGGGTGGATGAAGACGCTGGTGATCTCGGGGTGGTCGTGGCGGAAGGCGGCTTCGAAGTCGGTGATGATGGCGTGGACGCGGTCCATGGGCATGGCGTCGGGCAAAGTGCAGTGGCAGGAGATCTGCAGGCCGGTGGCGGTGCCGGCGTGAGAGCGCGTGACGAGGATGTCGTGGACGTCGATGATTTCGCGGAACTCACGGGCGACGGTGCGGAGGTTGCGCTCGAGCGCGGCGGCGGGTGGGCTGGCGGCGGCCTGGTCGATCGTCGAAGGCTCACTTTCGATGTGCGTGAGCAGGGTGACGACCTCGGGGAGGTCGCGGCGGATGTTGGCTTCGAGGAGCGAGGCGATGTCGTGCGCTTCGCGCAGGCTCATGTGCTCGGGCACTTCGAGGTGCTGCTCGACGTGGAGGCCGCCGTCGTACTGCTGCACGGTGACGTCGTGAATCGAGAGGTTCGCGCGGGCGGCGACGGCGCGGATGCGATCGAAGACGGACTCCGAGACCGAGGCTGTGGCGAGGGTAGAGATGACGACGTCGGAGTCGGGGAGCAGCTTTTGCACGGTGGCTTCGGCGGCGAGGGTGACCTGCTCGGCGCGCTGGAAGGTGAGGGTGCGGGCGAGGCAGAGGGTGAGGTCGACGAAGTATTTTGGGCCGGAGCGGCGGACGCGGAGGCGGTCGACGGAGAGGACGTCAGGGATAGCCTGCAGGTTCTCGATGAGGTCGCGGTGGGTTTGCTCGCGGACTTCCTGGGGGGTGGCGTCGGTGAGGGAGTCGATGGTGGTGCGGGCGAGGCGGAAGGTGACGGAAAGGATGATGCAGGCGACGACGAGAGCGGCGACGGGGTCGGCGTAGTCGAGGGCCGGGATTCGGAGACGCTGGCCGAGGTAGGAGCAGGCGAGGCCGAGCATGACGGCCGAGGCAGCGTAGATGTCCGTGCCGAAGTGGATGGCGTCCGCTTCGAGGGCTTCTGAGCGGTGGGCCTGGGCGGCGCGATGCAGGGCGCGAGAGCGGGTGAGGTCGACGGCGATGGAGATGCCGAGGACGAGGAAGGGCCAGATGGAGAACTTGAGCGTGAGGTGCTCGTGACGGAGCAGGCGGTGCAGGGCCTCGTAGCCGATCCAGGCGCAGGAACCGAGCATGAGCAGGATTTCGACGGAGGCGGAGAGGTTTTCGAGCTTGCCGTGGCCGTAGTTGTGGTCCTCGTCGGCGGGACGGTCGGAGGCGCGGATGGCGAGCAGGGTGACGCCGCTGGCGATGAGGTCGATGCCGGAGTGTGCTGCCTCTGAAAACATGCCGAGCGAACCGGTGAGGACGCCGGTGACGAGTTTGAGCAGCGTGATGCCGAGGGCGGCGATCAGCGAAGAGAGCGCCGCGGCGCGCTTGGCTGTGCTGGCTTCGTTGGCAGGCGCGACGGGCATCGTGTTTGAGGATACCGCGAGGAGAGAGCGCGGTCTGAGGTGTTTCGGGGAAAGGCTTTGGAAAATTGGGGCTTGGTGAGGGAAAGCTTTGACAAGGAGTGCTGCGAGGGGGCGTGGAGTGCTTTAACGCGAGGTGCGCGAAGTTTGAGACGCGAAGTTCGCAAGGGATTGGGATGACAAGTGGAAGGGAGAAAGGTGAGGCGGGATTTGCGTTTGCGGGGGGATTGCCTGATTCTCTTGAGATGAAGACGAAACGGAGTGAGCTGGCCGAGGTGCGGGAAGAGCTGGCTGCAGCGATTGATCGGCAGCTACCGGGGGAAGGGGACCTTCCAATGGCGGTGCCGGGGCTGCATCTATACCGGCGACACTCGCCGGTGGTCGGGGCGTGCCAGGTGTATGAACCCGCGCTGGCCGTGGTGGCGCAGGGAGCGAAGGCTGTGGATGTGGGCAGCGAGTCGTTTGCGTTTGGCGAAGCGCGCTGGCTGCTGACGCCGATGCATGTTCCGGCGATGTCGCGGATTACGAAGGCTAGTGTGGCGCGGCCTTAT carries:
- a CDS encoding DHA2 family efflux MFS transporter permease subunit gives rise to the protein MRLLAKAGSSLEKLPPGIWKVALVAVLGSFMAQLDATVVNVSLSSLAVELHSALEHIQWVTSGYLLALALLLPLSGWLVDRFGARVVYLGCFVSFTLTSAMCGLAWSANSLIAFRVLQGMSGGLLAPMAQLTMARVAGKHMARVFGYAALPVLLGPVVGPVLAGAILAHASWRWLFLVNVPFSLFALVWSWFVLPKDGPAEHRREFDLVGFALLAPALVTFLYGADHLRGGYGGLVLLGSFVLLAIFVRHALKLGDHAIVDLQVFRGSFRVSALTQFLSNGIAFAGQLLVPYYLVRACGESVVTTGWLMAPLGLGMMLVYPQVGGFTERFGVRRTAVTGSLLALFGSMVLVGTVAHGLSLPVLEVALFVRGMGMSCVSIPSLSSAYISVDRRTLPMATTAMNIVQRLGGPAWTTVVATFLAWRLDVSAGSHAPATRGFLEAFAFLAVIHLAQLLTAMRLPILLHSATEVEAVAS
- a CDS encoding PASTA domain-containing protein, which translates into the protein MKRFFRIAFTVIAMLATMMIAAGITLRLALHTGDTLIPSLSGLTVSEAADAALRAGLDLTIENKFYSTTVPAGRILSQAPAVGAQVRKGWQVRVTESLGPQQVTIPDVSAQPMRAATMTLRRASLDLGTIAHIEAPGDPDIVVAQTPPPDAGVDQPRVSLLVSSSGAGADGAFVLPSFLGMSYPAANRAAASLGLKTAWLGQTTSTISASSSLPPGAHTGPNGTILDASGEPIARPAQAAVSQPAQASGPSGPVLVQTPAAGYRANRGDTVKLTFAHVVEAVAAPVIVTPAATAAAPATGKTVTVPVPAKPAAPAKPATH
- a CDS encoding cation diffusion facilitator family transporter, whose product is MPVAPANEASTAKRAAALSSLIAALGITLLKLVTGVLTGSLGMFSEAAHSGIDLIASGVTLLAIRASDRPADEDHNYGHGKLENLSASVEILLMLGSCAWIGYEALHRLLRHEHLTLKFSIWPFLVLGISIAVDLTRSRALHRAAQAHRSEALEADAIHFGTDIYAASAVMLGLACSYLGQRLRIPALDYADPVAALVVACIILSVTFRLARTTIDSLTDATPQEVREQTHRDLIENLQAIPDVLSVDRLRVRRSGPKYFVDLTLCLARTLTFQRAEQVTLAAEATVQKLLPDSDVVISTLATASVSESVFDRIRAVAARANLSIHDVTVQQYDGGLHVEQHLEVPEHMSLREAHDIASLLEANIRRDLPEVVTLLTHIESEPSTIDQAAASPPAAALERNLRTVAREFREIIDVHDILVTRSHAGTATGLQISCHCTLPDAMPMDRVHAIITDFEAAFRHDHPEITSVFIHPEPATDNER